One genomic region from Tripterygium wilfordii isolate XIE 37 chromosome 20, ASM1340144v1, whole genome shotgun sequence encodes:
- the LOC119986855 gene encoding stemmadenine O-acetyltransferase-like codes for MVAFEVHATLPEIIKPSSPTPNHLRSFKLSALDQLVDGTTYSPVWYFYTSSKDDHHMSMSMEGHLVTLKNSLSRTLTRFYPLAGRINSDCTTIDCNDEGALFRQAKVSCDMDDFLEQVSLEFELLYKLLPCQLPCPEGVEKVAQVAIQANVFACGGIALGMCLLYKILDGTSVTAFIKAWAEIARTDVYDFGGQEQVSGCSSLFPPNESLSTPLADLQVLEAARDGEAKRHSSIKRFVFDASSLSSLKHKARSKNVPNPSRVEVICALFWKCLAISTSSTSVFINFVNLRARLDPPLPALSLGNIYWLAVAIDDQITNGSVKSDENKKQLPYFVHLLRKSFKTIDSMYLKNFQGEQGFERICKFQEDAKEMYSKKGLILEASALNLMGWYDADFGWGAPSWVTCAPSYRNEIILMQTKSGDGIEASMMLDDHQLAILEHDPDFRAHTRRGHAVEPVKRRLISNL; via the coding sequence ATGGTGGCATTTGAAGTTCACGCCACTTTACCAGAAATCATCAAACCATCTTCACCAACACCCAATCACCTTAGATCCTTCAAACTCTCTGCTCTCGACCAGCTAGTGGACGGCACAACATATTCCCCAGTATGGTACTTTTACACCTCCTCAAAAGATGATCACCATATGTCAATGTCTATGGAGGGCCACTTGGTCACCCTCAAAAATTCGTTATCAAGAACCCTAACTCGCTTTTACCCTCTGGCGGGGAGGATCAATAGTGATTGTACCACCATTGATTGTAATGATGAAGGAGCTCTATTTAGACAAGCCAAAGTAAGTTGTGAtatggatgattttcttgaacaGGTCTCTTTGGAATTTGAGTTATTATACAAGTTGCTTCCGTGCCAACTTCCGTGTCCAGAGGGCGTGGAAAAGGTGGCGCAAGTAGCCATCCAAGCCAACGTATTTGCATGCGGTGGTATTGCTTTAGGGATGTGTCTCTTGTACAAAATCCTGGATGGAACCTCCGTTACTGCTTTCATCAAAGCATGGGCGGAGATTGCTCGTACAGACGTTTATGATTTTGGAGGTCAAGAACAAGTGTCTGGTTGTTCTTCATTGTTCCCGCCAAATGAAAGTTTGTCGACTCCTTTAGCGGACTTGCAAGTACTCGAGGCAGCAAGAGATGGTGAAGCCAAAAGACATAGTAGCATAAAAAGGTTTGTCTTTGATGCAAGTTCCTTATCCTCTCTCAAGCACAAGGCAAGGAGTAAAAATGTCCCGAACCCATCTCGTGTCGAAGTAATCTGTGCACTTTTCTGGAAATGCCTGGCCATTAGTACTTCTTCCACATCTGTGTTTATCAATTTTGTTAATCTACGGGCAAGGTTAGATCCTCCATTACCCGCTCTCTCTCTGGGAAATATTTATTGGCTTGCAGTTGCGATTGATGATCAAATTACAAATGGGAGTGTTAAAAGTGATGAGAACAAGAAGCAACTACCTTACTTTGTCCATCTTCTGAGGAAATCCTTCAAGACAATTGATTCCATGTACCTGAAGAATTTCCAAGGTGAACAAGGGTTTGAGCGAATTTGTAAATTCCAGGAAGATGCAAAAGAAATGTATTCCAAGAAAGGACTCATTCTCGAGGCTTCTGCTTTAAATTTAATGGGGTGGTATGATGCAGATTTTGGATGGGGAGCCCCTTCGTGGGTGACTTGCGCACCATCTTATAGAAATGAAATAATTCTCATGCAAACCAAATCTGGCGACGGCATTGAAGCATCGATGATGTTGGATGACCATCAATTGGCAATATTAGAACATGATCCTGACTTCCGAGCACACACCAGGCGAGGCCATGCCGTTGAACCTGTTAAGAGGCGATTAATTTCTAATTTGTGA